From a single Gracilimonas sp. genomic region:
- a CDS encoding YggS family pyridoxal phosphate-dependent enzyme, whose product MSDQDIAQNLKSIQQKIEKAATDAGRDPKEITLVAVSKTKPNEDILEAVTAGQLQFGENRMKELEDKMAEIELPDVVWHFIGNIQTNKIKYIADRVNWIHSVEKAKYLKEIEKRAGKANRVVNALIQVNISGEKQKGGCEPEDLAKILESAQNYDHVIVRGLMGMATFVDDPEDVRSEFKLLKELFDSHQKYNEGSVNLEHLSMGMTNDMEVAIQEGATMVRIGSAIFGERNYD is encoded by the coding sequence ATGAGTGACCAAGATATCGCCCAAAATCTTAAATCAATTCAACAAAAAATTGAAAAGGCTGCAACAGACGCCGGCAGAGATCCCAAAGAGATTACCCTTGTTGCGGTAAGTAAAACCAAGCCAAATGAGGATATTTTAGAAGCCGTTACCGCCGGGCAACTGCAGTTCGGGGAAAACCGGATGAAAGAGCTTGAGGATAAGATGGCTGAAATTGAGCTCCCGGATGTGGTTTGGCATTTCATCGGAAACATTCAGACCAATAAAATCAAATATATTGCAGACCGGGTAAACTGGATTCATTCTGTAGAGAAGGCAAAGTATTTGAAAGAAATTGAGAAGAGAGCCGGCAAAGCCAACCGGGTAGTAAACGCTTTGATTCAGGTGAACATCAGCGGGGAGAAACAAAAGGGCGGGTGTGAACCGGAGGACTTGGCAAAAATATTAGAATCAGCTCAGAATTACGATCACGTTATAGTTCGGGGGCTGATGGGAATGGCAACTTTTGTGGATGACCCGGAAGACGTTCGCTCAGAGTTTAAGCTGCTGAAAGAGCTGTTCGATTCCCACCAGAAATACAACGAAGGAAGTGTGAACCTGGAGCACCTATCTATGGGTATGACCAACGACATGGAAGTGGCTATTCAGGAAGGGGCAACTATGGTGCGAATCGGTAGTGCAATCTTCGGCGAGCGCAACTATGATTAG
- the smpB gene encoding SsrA-binding protein SmpB: MSDKKTTPTIKNRKASHDYHIEETYEAGLVLKGTEVKSLRQGKASFADTFAFIQNGEVYLRDMYIKPYEHGSYYNHNETRPRKLLLNKREIRELEKATEQKGYTIVPLKLYFKKGNAKVLIGVAKGKKQYDKRDSIKEKDVKRQIERNVKGNYKINM; this comes from the coding sequence ATGAGCGATAAGAAAACAACACCTACCATAAAAAATCGAAAGGCCAGCCACGATTACCATATCGAGGAGACTTACGAAGCAGGGTTGGTTCTGAAGGGAACCGAGGTGAAATCGCTGCGCCAGGGCAAAGCCAGTTTCGCTGATACCTTTGCGTTTATCCAGAATGGTGAAGTGTATTTGCGGGATATGTACATTAAGCCCTACGAGCACGGTTCCTATTACAATCACAATGAAACCCGCCCCCGAAAATTACTGCTCAACAAGCGGGAAATCCGCGAGCTTGAAAAAGCAACCGAACAAAAGGGCTATACCATTGTGCCGCTAAAGCTCTACTTCAAAAAAGGAAACGCCAAAGTGCTGATCGGCGTAGCCAAAGGTAAGAAGCAATACGATAAGAGAGACTCCATCAAAGAAAAAGACGTGAAGCGACAGATAGAGCGCAATGTGAAGGGGAACTACAAGATTAATATGTAG
- a CDS encoding histidine kinase dimerization/phosphoacceptor domain -containing protein, whose product MKLIHEITQLNDYELSVSDLIRNASHLISKFWPEQAGVLVSVSFDDISHHSGHESSNTEFYKTGYEAGGLPVVVSVSAESDHHFNEDDTYFIETACMLVASKIDRILSKQRIQEEQELIDKAYQLAHIGTWEYDMINHELHWSDITKQVHGFEADYHPDVESTIQLFKEGYHRETFAKAAYDAIEHEIPFDVELKIISGKGDERWIRATGEPEYADGQCIRFYGISQNVTGRRKAEEDLELNERRFKALVQNGMDMIAILDEEGNYTYASPASKNVLNLPPEYFMDKNAFDLIHQDDKDRLYTLFTSLSNNETVQINPFRFLNNEKQWRWLEGTITNLSNDPAVKGYVVNTRDITERQIKHEQILDSLREKETLLSEIHHRIKNNLSVLVTMLHLQASDEQNEAVLDRLLDSIARIHTMASIHEQLYQTKNYAALDFSERLKLLAQTIKKTLQTDVEVELVFNCQPLSIPVEYALTCSLVVNEVLTNVFKHAFSGMEKGRVNLDLNPEAAEDKPHLKISDNGVGLPSNFNPTESDSLGLSLIDMLSEQIAEDYSFSSSDKGTVFTLTFSKEVLESD is encoded by the coding sequence ATGAAATTAATTCACGAGATCACCCAACTCAATGATTATGAGCTTTCGGTTTCTGACCTCATTCGCAACGCTTCTCATCTTATATCTAAATTCTGGCCTGAACAGGCAGGCGTTTTAGTAAGCGTAAGTTTTGATGACATTTCTCATCATTCAGGGCACGAATCCTCAAACACTGAATTTTATAAAACCGGTTATGAAGCAGGCGGGCTTCCTGTGGTGGTTTCAGTTTCTGCGGAGAGCGACCATCACTTCAATGAAGATGATACCTATTTCATTGAGACTGCATGCATGCTTGTAGCATCAAAAATAGACCGTATTCTATCGAAACAGAGAATACAGGAAGAGCAGGAGCTCATTGATAAGGCTTACCAACTCGCTCACATTGGTACCTGGGAATATGATATGATTAACCATGAGCTACACTGGTCCGATATCACCAAACAAGTTCATGGTTTTGAAGCGGATTACCACCCCGATGTAGAAAGTACGATTCAATTGTTTAAGGAAGGTTACCATCGCGAAACCTTTGCCAAAGCCGCCTATGACGCTATTGAACATGAGATCCCATTTGATGTTGAATTAAAAATTATAAGCGGCAAAGGTGATGAACGATGGATAAGAGCTACCGGTGAGCCTGAATACGCTGACGGACAGTGTATCAGGTTTTATGGTATCAGCCAGAATGTAACGGGGCGCAGAAAAGCCGAGGAAGATCTTGAACTTAATGAGAGAAGGTTTAAAGCTTTAGTACAAAACGGGATGGATATGATTGCCATCCTTGATGAAGAAGGCAACTATACGTACGCCAGTCCGGCATCAAAGAACGTACTAAATCTTCCTCCGGAATACTTCATGGATAAAAATGCATTCGACCTTATCCATCAAGATGATAAAGACAGACTCTACACATTATTTACTTCTCTATCTAACAACGAAACAGTTCAGATTAACCCTTTTCGTTTTTTGAATAATGAGAAACAATGGAGGTGGCTGGAAGGCACGATCACAAACCTTAGCAATGACCCTGCTGTTAAGGGATACGTTGTGAATACCAGGGATATAACGGAACGGCAGATTAAACACGAGCAAATTCTGGATTCGCTCAGGGAAAAGGAAACCCTGCTTTCAGAAATCCACCATCGTATTAAGAACAACCTTTCCGTCTTAGTCACCATGCTTCATTTACAAGCTTCTGATGAACAGAATGAAGCTGTTTTAGACCGGTTACTTGACAGCATAGCCAGAATCCATACCATGGCCAGCATTCATGAACAACTTTACCAAACCAAAAACTATGCGGCCTTAGATTTTAGTGAACGCCTTAAGCTTCTGGCTCAAACAATTAAAAAAACATTACAGACAGATGTTGAGGTTGAATTAGTGTTTAATTGTCAACCACTCTCCATCCCCGTTGAGTATGCTTTAACTTGTTCGTTAGTTGTTAATGAAGTACTTACTAATGTTTTCAAACATGCTTTCAGTGGCATGGAGAAGGGCCGTGTGAATTTGGATTTAAACCCTGAAGCAGCCGAGGATAAACCTCACCTTAAAATTTCAGATAATGGTGTCGGGTTACCCAGTAATTTCAATCCCACTGAAAGTGACTCATTAGGACTGTCACTAATAGATATGTTATCTGAACAAATAGCCGAAGACTATTCTTTTAGCTCTTCAGATAAAGGCACCGTTTTTACTCTTACCTTTAGCAAAGAGGTGCTGGAGTCGGATTAA
- a CDS encoding purine-nucleoside phosphorylase: MKYDTVEEFRNKRDEAVQFIKGETEFQPEYLLILGTGLGQLADEIDTEHVISYADIPHFPVSTVESHAGKLIFGRLGGKDVVAMQGRFHYYEGYTMQQIAFPVRVAKAIGAQSLFVSNACGGLNPNFSRGDIMLIKDHINFLGDNPLIGPNDDELGPRFPDMSEPYTERLLELAENVALENSIKMHQGVYLAVTGPMLETKAEYRYMRQLGADVVGMSTVPEVISAVHMGMDVLGISVITDECFPDALEPVDIEDVLAAAAMAEPKMTQVIINVLERL; encoded by the coding sequence ATGAAATACGATACGGTTGAGGAATTTCGCAACAAAAGAGACGAAGCAGTTCAGTTTATTAAGGGAGAAACAGAATTCCAGCCGGAGTATTTACTTATTCTGGGAACCGGCCTCGGTCAACTTGCCGATGAAATAGATACCGAGCATGTAATCAGTTATGCCGACATCCCTCACTTCCCGGTTTCAACTGTAGAAAGCCACGCCGGTAAGCTGATTTTTGGACGCCTTGGCGGAAAAGATGTGGTAGCCATGCAGGGGCGCTTTCACTATTACGAAGGTTACACCATGCAGCAGATTGCTTTCCCTGTGCGGGTAGCCAAAGCCATCGGAGCTCAGTCGCTGTTTGTAAGTAATGCTTGTGGCGGACTGAATCCAAATTTCAGTCGGGGTGATATTATGCTGATTAAGGATCACATCAACTTCTTGGGGGATAATCCTCTTATCGGCCCCAATGATGATGAACTCGGTCCACGCTTTCCGGATATGAGCGAGCCTTATACCGAACGTCTGCTGGAACTGGCGGAGAATGTAGCCCTCGAAAACTCCATCAAGATGCATCAGGGAGTGTACCTTGCCGTGACCGGGCCTATGCTGGAAACCAAAGCTGAGTACCGCTATATGCGCCAGCTGGGTGCAGATGTAGTGGGAATGAGTACGGTTCCTGAAGTGATTTCTGCTGTTCACATGGGAATGGATGTACTTGGTATTTCAGTAATTACAGACGAGTGCTTCCCGGATGCCTTAGAGCCGGTGGATATTGAAGATGTACTGGCGGCAGCAGCAATGGCCGAGCCTAAAATGACACAGGTAATTATTAATGTTTTGGAGCGGTTATAA
- a CDS encoding sensor histidine kinase: MRFSKLFNKKLLMYLVFWAVSFYAGLEVFSRTGDIRTIDVIYTFLFHVPLVIIVSLHAFLLIPNYLAKSRFWLYGLTLIVLLGMAYPAYNFSFLLLSDWLFPGYYLVGVYGFIEVTGFAVLYLILSSTLEFGRSWFEVLRSRNKIAELESEKRVSELKALRAQVNPHFLFNSLNTIYSEALKKSDKAPALILKLSDMLRHVVDKMDQEQVLLEEEIEYLTHFVDLHKERLNEPEKVHFITEGDFSGKKIAPLLLIIFVENCFKHADLTDKEALISIQIKQDAQELILHCNNTVYEKGNKEEKTSGTGLQNAKRRLDLAYGGSYSLDINQQENLYELTLKLGTG, from the coding sequence ATGCGGTTCAGTAAACTGTTTAATAAGAAACTGCTTATGTACCTGGTGTTCTGGGCAGTTTCTTTTTATGCCGGATTGGAAGTGTTCAGCCGTACAGGCGACATCCGAACCATCGATGTTATTTACACCTTTCTGTTCCATGTTCCCTTGGTTATCATCGTTTCATTGCATGCCTTTCTTCTAATTCCGAACTACCTGGCTAAGTCTCGCTTTTGGTTGTACGGGCTAACCCTTATAGTATTATTAGGGATGGCATACCCCGCTTATAATTTCTCTTTTTTGCTGCTTTCTGATTGGCTGTTTCCCGGATACTATTTGGTCGGGGTTTATGGCTTTATCGAGGTAACAGGTTTCGCTGTCCTTTATTTGATTTTAAGTTCAACGCTTGAGTTCGGAAGAAGTTGGTTTGAGGTATTGAGGAGCAGAAATAAAATTGCTGAGCTGGAATCCGAGAAACGGGTATCAGAATTGAAAGCCCTGAGGGCACAGGTAAATCCGCACTTTTTATTTAACTCGTTGAATACGATTTACAGTGAAGCCCTCAAAAAAAGCGATAAAGCGCCGGCGCTGATTCTGAAATTATCGGATATGCTACGCCATGTGGTTGATAAGATGGACCAGGAGCAGGTTTTGCTGGAAGAAGAGATAGAATATCTTACTCACTTTGTAGATTTACATAAAGAGCGGTTGAATGAGCCTGAAAAAGTACATTTTATCACAGAGGGTGATTTTTCTGGGAAGAAAATTGCCCCGCTGCTGTTAATCATTTTTGTTGAAAACTGTTTCAAACATGCAGACCTCACGGATAAGGAAGCTCTGATATCTATTCAGATAAAACAGGATGCACAGGAACTAATTCTGCACTGTAATAACACCGTTTATGAAAAGGGAAATAAGGAGGAAAAGACTTCAGGAACCGGCCTTCAGAATGCCAAAAGAAGATTAGATCTCGCCTACGGTGGAAGTTACAGCCTCGACATTAACCAACAGGAAAACCTGTATGAACTTACATTAAAACTGGGGACAGGATGA
- a CDS encoding YceI family protein gives MATWNIDPTHSEIQFKVKHLVISTVTGNFKSFNGALETEGDSFENASVTFEADIDSITTNNEDRDAHLKSDDFFNAKEFPKLKFESTSFKNTGEDTYELTGNLTIRDITKEVTLNAEHGGTVDDPYGQTKAGFEINGSINRKEFGLKWSAVTEAGSVVVADEVKLHLNVQVVESEPVEA, from the coding sequence ATGGCAACCTGGAATATTGACCCTACTCATTCAGAGATACAGTTTAAAGTGAAGCACCTGGTTATTTCGACCGTAACCGGAAATTTCAAAAGCTTTAACGGAGCGTTAGAGACGGAAGGCGACTCTTTCGAGAATGCATCTGTTACCTTTGAAGCTGACATCGACAGCATTACCACCAACAATGAAGACAGAGATGCTCACCTCAAGTCTGACGACTTCTTCAACGCCAAAGAATTTCCAAAGCTCAAGTTTGAGTCCACTTCATTCAAAAACACCGGTGAGGATACGTACGAATTGACCGGAAACTTAACCATCCGAGACATCACCAAAGAAGTGACCCTGAACGCTGAGCACGGCGGAACTGTGGACGATCCCTACGGACAAACCAAAGCCGGGTTTGAAATTAATGGCTCCATCAACCGAAAGGAATTCGGGCTTAAATGGAGTGCAGTAACCGAAGCCGGCAGCGTGGTTGTGGCTGATGAAGTTAAGTTGCACCTGAATGTACAGGTCGTAGAAAGTGAACCCGTGGAAGCATAG
- a CDS encoding sensor histidine kinase — protein sequence MDWLLIAITILSLASSIVAWIAKIKWSNEFKEAKEAQITFLKEKVQHYKELSSNQLIEYFKQTKSEYEESFKELKLRLEKEKSKKLPPPAERSEEVQKLIQERTILFSEMNRRVKNNLAIVSGLLQLQSFDTENKEVQKQLEVAEKRISTIALVHEVLYETDSINEVDINVCIEAIAHMRSLELNLNLKENSNITLTVNQATPLLILLNELFSELFYLEVKFLNISLKRRNDQFSVILKNKDIPTLEDMNYLSQELIQAVTERLKGEIRNDANCLQITFPITTY from the coding sequence ATGGACTGGTTACTTATAGCTATTACTATTCTTAGCCTTGCTTCAAGTATAGTAGCATGGATTGCTAAGATTAAGTGGAGCAATGAGTTTAAAGAAGCAAAGGAAGCTCAAATAACTTTTTTAAAAGAAAAAGTTCAACACTATAAAGAACTTTCTTCAAACCAACTGATCGAGTATTTCAAACAAACAAAAAGTGAATATGAGGAAAGCTTTAAAGAGCTTAAACTTAGATTAGAGAAAGAAAAATCGAAAAAATTACCCCCTCCCGCTGAAAGATCAGAAGAAGTTCAAAAACTCATTCAAGAAAGAACAATCTTATTTTCTGAAATGAATCGTCGAGTAAAGAATAATCTAGCTATTGTTTCAGGCCTATTACAACTTCAATCTTTTGACACAGAAAATAAAGAAGTTCAAAAACAATTAGAAGTAGCTGAAAAAAGAATATCAACGATCGCATTAGTCCACGAAGTATTGTATGAAACTGACTCTATAAATGAAGTTGATATAAATGTTTGCATTGAAGCCATTGCACACATGCGGTCATTAGAATTAAATCTAAATTTAAAAGAAAACAGCAATATTACTTTGACCGTCAATCAAGCAACACCTTTGCTGATTTTACTTAACGAACTCTTTTCTGAACTTTTTTACCTTGAAGTCAAGTTTTTAAATATTTCCTTAAAAAGAAGAAATGATCAATTTAGTGTCATTCTAAAAAATAAAGATATACCTACTCTAGAAGATATGAATTACTTATCTCAGGAACTAATTCAAGCAGTTACTGAACGGCTAAAAGGGGAAATTAGAAATGATGCAAATTGTCTACAAATAACCTTTCCAATTACTACATATTAA
- a CDS encoding DivIVA domain-containing protein yields MKLTPLEIKQQTFEKGLRGYDTADVQAFLTLVSNEFEHLINKNKELEQQIDKLTERVKHYERVEDALHETLQTAKESMEQKVSGAKQEAKNTLEKAEMEADAIIKEANHNRQQIRQSILRLLDRREEIINGISSYLENAKKSVEQFSKDEMEVFQLPKEERLEESLENPTRPTKFMLDEENESGGLNSAGKGNEDEEEEDHAFPPGSDRLDDILDEID; encoded by the coding sequence ATGAAACTCACTCCGCTTGAAATAAAACAACAAACTTTTGAAAAGGGACTTCGAGGGTACGATACGGCAGATGTGCAGGCTTTTCTAACGCTGGTATCTAATGAATTTGAACACCTGATTAACAAGAACAAAGAGCTTGAGCAGCAAATTGACAAGCTGACGGAAAGGGTGAAACACTACGAACGGGTGGAAGATGCGCTTCACGAAACGCTGCAGACCGCCAAAGAGTCGATGGAGCAAAAGGTATCCGGTGCTAAGCAGGAGGCAAAGAACACCCTGGAAAAAGCCGAGATGGAAGCCGATGCCATCATCAAAGAAGCCAACCACAACCGGCAGCAAATTCGCCAAAGCATTTTAAGGTTGCTGGATCGCCGGGAAGAAATTATCAATGGCATTTCATCTTATCTCGAGAACGCCAAGAAGTCCGTGGAGCAATTCAGTAAAGATGAAATGGAAGTGTTTCAGCTTCCCAAAGAAGAGCGCTTAGAAGAATCGCTGGAAAACCCAACCCGGCCTACGAAGTTTATGCTTGATGAAGAAAATGAATCGGGTGGTTTGAATTCAGCCGGCAAAGGCAATGAAGATGAGGAAGAAGAAGATCACGCATTCCCTCCCGGCAGCGACCGTCTTGATGACATTCTTGATGAAATAGATTAG
- a CDS encoding LytTR family DNA-binding domain-containing protein produces the protein MMRCVIIDDEPAARSVLEQYIADTPELQLTESCKNALEARKVVKEKEVDLLFLDVNMPRLSGIEFLKTLNNAPRVILTTAYSEYALEGYELDVVDYLLKPFSFERFLKAVDKAWDKTEISQAAGQVITIKADGKLYRVGVNDIMFAESQGDYITVHTNEKKLTFNQTLKDFYSQLPESLFSRVHKSYVVSLSKIEYLEGSLIKLGNHSLPVGKAYKEAFLEKYIA, from the coding sequence ATGATGCGTTGTGTAATAATCGATGATGAACCGGCCGCTCGATCCGTTCTGGAACAATACATTGCCGACACTCCTGAACTGCAGCTGACAGAATCGTGTAAAAATGCCTTAGAGGCCCGGAAAGTGGTAAAGGAAAAGGAAGTAGACTTACTGTTTCTGGACGTCAATATGCCGCGTTTGTCCGGCATTGAGTTTCTTAAAACGCTGAATAACGCACCGCGGGTAATTCTGACCACTGCTTACTCAGAATATGCGCTGGAAGGGTATGAACTGGATGTGGTGGATTACCTGCTTAAACCGTTTTCATTTGAGCGGTTTTTGAAAGCAGTGGATAAAGCGTGGGATAAAACGGAGATAAGTCAAGCAGCCGGTCAGGTCATCACCATCAAAGCGGATGGGAAGTTATACAGGGTTGGGGTGAATGATATTATGTTTGCAGAAAGCCAGGGCGATTACATCACGGTTCACACCAACGAAAAGAAACTCACCTTCAATCAAACACTCAAGGACTTTTACAGCCAGCTGCCTGAATCGCTGTTCAGTCGTGTTCATAAATCCTATGTGGTTTCCCTTTCAAAAATTGAATATTTGGAAGGGAGCCTCATCAAATTGGGAAATCATTCCCTGCCGGTTGGGAAGGCATACAAAGAAGCCTTTCTGGAGAAGTACATCGCGTGA
- a CDS encoding isoaspartyl peptidase/L-asparaginase has protein sequence MKNIFFALLSLLVLSSCTQPQNTNAPQPEQKEWAIALHGGAGYVSKDMPEDRKQAYMESLEEALNIGAEILENGGSALDAIEKTVNYLEDNELYNAGKGAVFTSEGKNELDAAIMDGATLNAGAITGVTTVKNPVSLARKVMTDSKHVFFSADGAETFADETDVERVNPEYFYTERRLQSLKRAQAAEQESNLIETNQQKAWKYGTVGAVALDKNGKLAAATSTGGMTNKKYGRVGDVPIIGSGTYANDLVAVSATGWGEKIMLNVSAHTLAAYMEFKNATLQQSMDYLVDDVLEPGDAGFIAVDKYGNFSMKTNTGSMFRAATDSDGNKEVGIWE, from the coding sequence ATGAAAAACATTTTCTTTGCTCTTCTTTCACTATTAGTACTTAGCAGCTGTACACAACCTCAGAACACTAATGCTCCTCAACCTGAACAAAAAGAGTGGGCTATCGCTTTACATGGCGGGGCGGGATATGTTTCTAAAGATATGCCCGAAGACCGCAAGCAAGCTTACATGGAATCCCTGGAGGAGGCGCTGAACATCGGTGCCGAAATTTTGGAGAATGGTGGCTCAGCCCTCGATGCTATTGAGAAAACGGTTAACTACCTGGAAGACAACGAATTGTATAATGCCGGAAAAGGTGCCGTTTTCACCTCGGAAGGAAAGAATGAGCTGGACGCCGCAATCATGGACGGCGCAACACTGAATGCCGGAGCCATCACGGGAGTTACAACGGTTAAAAACCCGGTTTCACTGGCTCGCAAAGTAATGACTGACTCCAAGCACGTATTCTTTTCTGCGGATGGAGCCGAAACCTTCGCCGATGAAACAGATGTGGAACGTGTAAACCCCGAGTATTTCTACACTGAGCGCCGCCTACAGTCTCTGAAAAGAGCCCAAGCCGCCGAGCAGGAATCGAACCTGATTGAAACCAACCAACAAAAAGCATGGAAATACGGTACCGTTGGCGCTGTTGCCCTTGACAAAAACGGTAAACTTGCGGCCGCAACCTCTACCGGCGGCATGACTAATAAAAAGTATGGGCGTGTAGGTGATGTTCCTATCATCGGGTCCGGAACCTATGCAAACGACCTTGTTGCCGTTTCTGCTACCGGATGGGGAGAAAAGATTATGCTGAATGTATCGGCACACACATTGGCGGCCTACATGGAATTTAAAAATGCCACATTACAGCAATCTATGGATTACCTGGTGGATGATGTACTTGAACCGGGTGATGCGGGCTTCATTGCCGTTGATAAGTATGGGAATTTCTCCATGAAAACGAATACCGGGTCTATGTTCCGTGCGGCAACCGATTCGGACGGAAATAAAGAGGTAGGAATCTGGGAATAA
- a CDS encoding Nif3-like dinuclear metal center hexameric protein translates to MSTRIRQISTFLNQWAPPKVKMDYDNVGLLVGDPNAQVTSILTCLDVTDSVVAEAIETGCELIVAHHPLIFSKIGSINPTDEQGRIIYKLIKNDIGLLVAHTNLDAALDGVSFVLANMLGLDNLKFLDKNYSISRKIRLITSHKDSDAVLKLLNYHSAEEAHHFDVNSREDGLKCFEAIIDQHNVSVLKKALNKEGMLKEGSFQVIDLASTSQNFGMGVLGEYPEEGIGKNEFLHLVSKALNVKAIRYSGDVDRIKSVAVCGGSGVFLKNKAIAAGAQALVTADIKYHDYFTEADDFLLLDVGHYESEFPVAEALKNELSEAFEELTVSVTRTVTNPMQVYVSEPEPKTIQPS, encoded by the coding sequence ATGTCAACCCGAATCCGGCAAATATCTACTTTCCTCAATCAGTGGGCTCCTCCCAAAGTAAAAATGGATTATGATAATGTCGGATTACTCGTAGGAGATCCGAATGCGCAGGTAACCTCTATTCTCACCTGCCTTGACGTAACCGACAGCGTGGTAGCTGAAGCCATCGAAACCGGATGCGAACTTATTGTAGCTCATCACCCGCTTATTTTTAGCAAGATTGGAAGTATCAATCCCACCGATGAGCAGGGACGCATAATTTACAAGCTTATCAAGAACGATATTGGATTGCTTGTCGCTCACACCAACTTAGATGCCGCGCTCGATGGCGTATCTTTTGTGCTCGCTAATATGCTGGGGCTCGACAACCTTAAGTTTCTTGACAAGAATTATTCCATCAGCCGAAAGATTCGCCTCATCACCTCTCATAAAGACAGTGACGCTGTACTGAAGTTGCTGAATTATCACTCTGCGGAAGAGGCTCACCACTTTGATGTAAACAGCCGAGAAGACGGGCTGAAGTGTTTTGAAGCCATCATTGACCAACATAACGTGTCTGTCCTGAAAAAAGCCCTGAACAAAGAAGGGATGCTTAAAGAGGGAAGTTTCCAGGTGATAGACCTTGCTTCAACCTCTCAGAATTTTGGGATGGGAGTTTTAGGAGAATATCCCGAAGAAGGAATTGGTAAAAATGAATTTTTGCACCTGGTATCGAAAGCATTGAATGTAAAAGCAATTCGATATTCCGGTGATGTTGACCGAATTAAAAGCGTGGCCGTATGTGGCGGGTCCGGCGTATTTTTGAAGAACAAAGCCATTGCAGCCGGAGCCCAGGCTCTGGTAACCGCCGACATTAAGTACCATGATTATTTCACTGAAGCCGATGACTTCCTGCTATTGGATGTCGGCCATTATGAAAGTGAATTTCCTGTTGCTGAAGCCCTGAAAAACGAGCTGTCCGAAGCCTTTGAAGAACTTACTGTTTCTGTAACCCGAACCGTAACGAACCCGATGCAGGTATATGTGTCGGAGCCTGAACCGAAAACTATTCAACCAAGCTGA